ACGCTGTAAAGTTCCGGTTTGGTATCGCCAACCTGTTTAGCTTTGTACAAAACGCGTGTACTGTCTGGGCTTATTGCTACTATACTGACCCCGATAACTGAGGAGCTATCGGAGGGGGGATCCATTGGGCCGCTCAGCTTAATACGTGCATTGCTTGGACCGGTGATTGGAACGGAATACAATTCACGTAGATTGTCGACCGACTCTTCTGAGATGAATATCACGGTTTTGCTGTCGGGTGAAACATACTGCGATGCGATATCGCGGCCACCGCTTAATTGCGGTGATAAGGCGACCGGAGCTTCACTTATGTCGCTTTTTTGACTCTGTAAGAGTGAAGGCGAGTTGAATGGACTGCTCGACGTACTGTAAACAATGTATTCGCCGTCCGGGCTTATAGCGAAGTTACGAAGATTGCGAGAACCGGTTATATTAACGGCCGTACCTGGCGATTTATTGAGCTCCGCGTTGTACAGCTTGCGATAACCCGATGAACTGTTGACGACATCGTAGAACGCTCTATTGGTGTCCGCCAAAAAATCGAACATCTGTATGTAGTCTCTGTCACCCAATGGCAAATTTATTTTCTTGGGGTCACCGAATTCAGTGGCCAGCGAGTGACTGGCGACGAGTAAGCTTAGAATCCCAACCATGAGTGCGCGCCCGCGCCGAAAAAATTTAATGAGTCCCTTTTGGAACTCGCTCAGAACTATCATCATTGCTTTCAACCCATTATGATTACAAAGGGCGGTAGCGTGTCATACTTAACTTGATGCGCTCAATGGTACGTAAGTACCAACCGTTAGAGTATTGATGGTCAGGTTCTGAGATACTCGTAATTAACTAACTTGTTTGTCCGGGTCATGGTTGTATATAAGGGGGCTGCGACCGGAGGCTGTAGGACGCATTCACGCGGACGTTTTGACGTCTCGAGCCCCGTATGCAACTTGAAGAATTCCAACTGTTTGAGCAAACCAAAGCATTGTATAAACAATTGCCAGCAGTGATGGTGGGCACTTTTGGTGTTTACCTGCTGACGATGTTGTCGCTGTGGTCCAGTCAGGATCAAGCGCTGCTGCTGACTTGGCACGCTGCTGCCTTGATCGTGCTCACTCTGCGGTGGCGAAGTGTACAGCGTTACTTTCGCACGCGACCGGCGCCACAAACAATGAAGCCATGGCTGGATCGTGTGGTTTTTTGGGCTGCCTGCACGGGGTGCGTATGGGGCGTGGTGCCGTTATTGTTTGTACGCCAGGATGATCCGATCACGGCATTAGTTTTGGCGTTTGTGTTTCCAGGCTATCTCGCCGCCAGCGCGTCGTCACTGGCACTCTCCAATCGAGTGTTTCTGGCTTTCTCGCTCCCGATGTCCAGTATGTTTTTATTGGCCTGTGTATTACAGGGCGGAACGTTGCTGTACCTGGTGGGTCTGATGATTTTTGTTTTTATGTGCATAATGGTGATGTTCGCACGCAATACCGAGGCTCTTTTTCGCGAGCGTGCCGCGTTTCAATACGAGAACCAGTCCCTCGTACAGCAACTCACCAAACAGAAAGAGACCGCCGAAAGCGCAGTGCGCGCAAAAAATCAGTTTTTAGCAGCGGCGAGTCATGATCTGCGCCAGCCTTTACATGCTTCTGGTATGTTTATTGACGCGCTTGCGCATCTTCAGCTCGGTGACGAGGCACAGCGAATCCTGGATAAGCTGTCACTTTCCAATGGATCGCTTAACCGCTTGTTGCATGCATTGCTGGACATCTCCCGCCTCGACGCAAAAGTAGTGGAATTCCTGCCAAAGAGTTTCGATTTAAGTCTTTTCCTGCGACGTATATTCAATGAGTATGCAGAAGGCCACACGCATCCGAAAATTGAACTGCGGCTGTCGATTGTGCCGAACTTATTTACCTTTAGTGACCCGATGCTGTTGGAGCGAGTGGTTCGAAACCTGGTTGAAAACGCATTGAAGTTTACACAGTCTGGCGAAGTGTGTATTGCAGCGGCAGCGGTCGATGACCACATTGTGCTCAGTATTTCGGACACCGGTATCGGGATTCCGCAGTCACAACACGACCACGTTTTTCAGGAATTTACGCAGCTAAACAAAACCGCCCGTGATCGTCAGCGCGGACTGGGTCTGGGGTTAACCATAGTTCGGCAGTTATGCCAGCTGATGAACATTGAATTGGCGTTGGAGTCGGTCGAAAACCAGGGAACAAACGTTTCACTAACCTTGCAGCAAACGGCCGAAGTCATTGGTGCTGAACGCGAAGAATCGGGGACGCCGATGCTGGAGGCCCGAGTTATTTTGGTGATTGATGATGAGCAGGAAATTCGCGATGGGATGGTCCGCATGTTAACTCAATCAGGCGCGCGGGTTGTGGCCTCTGACTCTGTGTGCTTAGCCATTGACGAACTCAATCGTGCCGACTGTATTCCTGACTGTATCGTGGCTGATTACCGCTTAAGTGAAGATCGAAATGGGATTCAGGCGATTGCGCAGGTTCGAGATGAATTTAATCTGGCGATTCCTGCGATTTTAGTGACTGGGGACACCTCGCCCGAATCGTTGCTGTTTGCCCAAGCGGGTGGTCTGGCTGTGCACCATAAACCAGTAAGCCCGGCTGAGCTTCGTATGTCAATCTGGCGCGAACTGAATCAGTTAAGTGCGGATGAGGTTTGACGCCAGACCAGCCCGGACACAGGCGGTTCGATTGGTGACGCCAAATGCACGAAACAAAGTGGAAACGTGTGATTTCACAGTCGACTCACTGATGCCTAAGATATTCGCTATGTCTATATTTGAGTGACCTTCATGCATTAGCTCCAGCACGTCGAGCTGACGCTCACGAATATGCGGAACGCTCTGCCCGGCGGGAGCGTTCGATTCCAAGTGGTTGGCAGCACGGTGTTTCTCCATGCAATCAAGTTGAAAAAACTCAGCCAGGTGCTCGGGTACGTAACGCTGTCCCGACAAGACTCGGCGCAAGCCATACAGCATCTGCGCAGAGGGCAACTCTTTGGGAATAAAGCCACAAGCGCCAAGCTCGAGGGCTCGGCGGATATCTCTGCGGTCTTCCACGCCAGATATGACCACTGTTGGCACGGTGATTTTTCGGTGATCGAGCGCTTGTAGAAAGCTAAATCCATCGATGGTCGGCATGTGTAGGTCAACCAAAATCAGATCCTGTCGCCGCACAAGAGGTTCGTCAGCTAGGACTGATCGTACATTGTACGACGTGGAGATTGTGACGTGATCGCTTACGCGTGACAAGATCATGGCCAGACCGTCCGCAACCAATTGATGGTCATCAATAATCAGAATTTTGGTGGTTCTGCTAGGCATGACTGCAAATGGAGGGTGAGTTTCTGAGTTTGTTTAGCTTGGACTACTTTGACGCAAGTGCGCAGATTTGGCAATCGTACTTTCGTACTGTCGATGATGTCGCGCAACGGTGGGGTGATTCAGACCGATCGTTGCAGTAATCGCGACCCAGCGGGGCTTATCCATCAGATTGAACTTTTCTGGCTTCTAAGTGGTGACATCAGCACGCGGATACAGGACTTGGGATCTAATCAATTAGTCTAATTTCTAGCGAGTTTGCGATTAAGTCGCTATCTAATCGGGTTAAAACCCGTTATTATCACCGCCTCCTGAGCGCCTCAAAACGGGGTGCGTCAGCTCCATTAAGGAATTCTCCTTAATTCAAGCTCAGTGAAACCATCGATTTAAATTGATTATGCTTGTGTCAGCACCTCAGCAAATCCGGTCTTTGCAACGCGCGGTTCAGCTTCGTGGTGGTCATTTATCCACTTCGTTGCCCGCAAAGTTGCGAGTTGGGCTTGCCTACCGACTGACGCCAAACGCCGTTTCCACTGCGGTACGTGCATCAAATTTTCCTGGCCCGACATACTATGCCTCCACGGTGCCCTTCGAGCCGATGATGCAATTGCAAGAGGATTGTGCGCAGTCGATTTAAACAATGATTTCTTAATATCAAATATAGGTAAGATCAAATGAATGTTCATGAGTATCAGGGTAAAGAAATCCTGAGGAAATACGGGGTGGTAACACCACGCGGTATTCCCGCTTTCTCAGTCGATGAAGCAGTTGCTGCAGCCGAAAAACTCGGTGGCAATCTGTGGGTAGTCAAAGCACAGATCCACGCCGGTGGACGTGGTAAGGGCGGTGGTGTCAAAGTCGCGAAAAGCCTGGACGAAGTGCGTGAATATGCGGATGCCATTCTAGGCATGCAACTGGTAACACACCAAACTGGCCCGGAAGGTAAAGAAGTGAAACGTCTTTACATTGAAGAAGGTGCAGACATTGCAGACGAATTGTACGTTGGTGCGTTGGTTGATCGTGAAACACAAAAAGTTGTGTTGATGTGCAGTTCCGAAGGCGGTATGGATATCGAGACCGTCGCAGAAGAAACACCTGAAAAAATTCTAAAGATCTACATCGACCCAACGGATGGGCTGGACCGTGCTGAGGCAGAAGATGTCTGCGCTAAAATTGGTATTCCGGCAGAAGCTGTGTCTCAGGGGGCTGATTTTCTGGCAGGCTTATACGAAGCGTTCGTCAAGTCAGATGCCTCCTTAGCTGAGATCAACCCATTGGTGGTAACGGGCGACAAAAACGTGATTGCCTTGGATGCAAAGTTCAATATCGATTCCAATGCCTTGTTCCGTCAACCAGAAATCGTGGCATACCGCGACTTGGATGAGGAAGACCCCGATGAAATTGAAGCCTCAAAATGGGGACTGTCGTATATTTCTCTGGACGGTAATATCGGCTGTCTGGTGAATGGTGCGGGCCTCGCGATGGCCACCATGGACATCATTAAGCTGTACGGTGGCGAGCCAGCGAACTTTCTGGATGTTGGTGGCGGTGCGAATAAAGAACAAGTCACCGAAGCATTCAAAATCATGCTGAAAAACCCCAATGTTAAGGGCATTCTGGTCAATATCTTTGGTGGCATCATGCAGTGTGACGTGATCGCTGAAGGCGTGGTTGCTGCGGCCCAAGAAGTCGGTTTGAATGTACCGCTTGTGGTGCGTTTGGAAGGCACCAATGTAGAGAAGGGTCGTCAAATTTTGGACGAGTCTGATGTGAAACTTCAAACGGCCACAACCATGGCCGATGCTGCAGAAAAAATCGCTGCAGCCGTAAACGCGTAAGGGGTGCAGTATGGCAATTTTAATTAATAAAGATACCCGTATTGTTACTCAAGGTATTACTGGTAAGACTGGTGAATTCCATACGCAACAGTGTTTGGACTATGCCTTCGGTAAAGACTGTTTTGTGGCTGGTGTAACACCTGGTAAAGGTGGTCAGGAAGTACTTGGCGTGCCCGTTTTGAACAGCGTAGCCGAAGCGAAAGCGCAACACGGTGTAAACGCGTCGGTCATCTATGTGCCACCACGCTTCGCGGCGGCGGCGATTGATGAAGCGGTCGATGCTGAGTTGGACTTGGTGATTTGCATCACCGAAGGCATCCCGGTGGCGGACATGATCAAAACTCGTGACCGGATGCGCAAAATGAACAGCAAAACGATTCTGGTTGGCCCGAACTGTCCGGGTGTGATCACGCCAGAAGAAGTGAAGATCGGCATCATGCCAGGCTACATTCATAAGAAAGGCAATATCGGTGTGGTTTCACGCTCCGGTACACTGACCTACGAAGCCGTTCATCAGCTCACTCAACTCGGTATGGGGCAATCTACCTGCGTTGGTATTGGTGGTGATCCTGTGAATGGTCTGAAGCACAAAGACGTTATGAAAATGTTCAACGATGATCCAGATACACATGCCGTTGTGATGTGTGGTGAGATTGGCGGCACCGACGAAGAAGAATGTGCTGCATGGATCAAGGAAAACATGACCAAACCCGTGGTGGGCTTTATTGCAGGTATCACTGCACCGCCAGGAAAACGTATGGGTCACGCTGGTGCAATTATTTCTGGTGGTCAAGGTACTGCTCAGTCTAAAATTGACGCGTTAGAGGACGCAGGCGTTCACGTCACTCTGAACCCGTCTGAGATGGGCTCGACCCTGAAGAAAGCGCTGGGGTAAACACCACGCGATCAGTCAAGAAGCCGGGGTGCGAGAGTGCTCCGGCTTTTTTTATTGGCCTAACATTGATTCTGTAAACCATTAGAAATCAGGATTTTTTCCGCATGAAATTTCATATCGATCGAGATGATTTGTCCGACGGACAGATAGTTAAACTCCTTGAATCACATTTGGCTGACATGTTGCTTCATTCGCCGCCGGAGAGCGTACACGCGCTGGTTCCAGCAGCATTGGCGGCTCCGGAAATTTCCTTTTGGGGTGCCCGTTGCGATGGTCGTTTAGCCGGCTGCGGCGCGTTGAAGGAATTATCACCTAGCCATGCGGAACTGAAGTCGATGAAAACGGATCCGCATTTCGCTCGGCAGGGCGTAGCGAGTGACATTCTTCAAGCGATGTTGGCAGAGGCTCAATGCCGTGGTTATCAACGTGTCAGTTTGGAAACCGGATCGATGGCGGTATTTGAGCCGGCGCGCAGATTGTACCAAAAGTATGGCTTTGTGGAATGCGGGCCGTTTGGCAACTACCAACTCGATCCGCACAGTACGTTTATGACCAAAATCCTGTCGTCGACCTAGCAGAGCCTCGCACTATGTCTAAAACCGTCTATTTGTCTTTGCTTACTGCGATCGCGCTGCTCTTTACTGGGTTCTTTATTGGGACTGTCGTGCCGCCGTTGTTGGTTTCAGGCGACGTGGTCGCGGCTGCTTTGGCGGGGTTTGTGAATCCATTTGCTGCGGGATACGCCACCGATGTGATTCTATGTTGGGTGGTGCTGTTGTTATGGATTGTTTACGAAGCCAAGGTTGATGGGGTCAGGCATGGTTGGATCTGCATTCTATTGGGAGCGGTTCCGGGTGTGGCAGTGGGTATGAGTTGCTACCTGATTTTGCGTCATCAAACTCGTAAGGCGCTACAATAGCCGGATTACGTATCTGGTCGACTAATCAATCGAGGAAGAAAAATGACAATACAAATTTTTTGTGTGGGTGGAACCATCGACAAAATTTACTTCGATGCCAAAAGTAAATACGAAGTGGGTGCGCCAGCGATTGGCTGGTTGCTCGATGAATTGTCGATCCATTTCAACTATCAAGTCACGTCGCTGATGGCGAAAGACAGCCTAGATATGACCGACGCGGATCGCGCGGAAATCCGCAAGGCGGTTGAGTCTACTGACTCCGACCGGATTGTGATCACGCATGGAACCGATACCATGCCGGAAACTGCCCGCGCGCTGCACGGTATCGTCGGCAAAACCGTGGTCTTGACCGGTGCGTTGGCGCCCGCCATTTTTCGTAATAGCGATGCTGCGTTTAATGTCGGTGGTGCATTGGCAGCGGTGCAATCCAAACCAGCGGGAGTTTACATCGTGATGAACGGTGAAGTCTTCGATGGAAATCTGGTGCGCAAAGATGTGGCAGCAAACCGGTTTGTACGACTAGATTAAAAAAGCCACTGACGGCGAATGCCGTCAGTGGCTCTCATCATTGACATAGTCGAAGTGAACTAGGCAACCAAGAGTCTATTCACCAGTTTCACATAATTGGCAGGGTCTTTGATCTGCGCGCCTTCACTCAGTGCGGCCTGGTCAAAAAGCACTTGAGCCCAGTCAGCGAAACTGTCGCTATTGGTATCCAGTTTTTTGATCAGCGCATGCTCTGGGTTGATCTCCAGAATCGGCTTAGTGCTCGGTGCATCTTGCCCCATGGCTTTCATGATGCGTTCCATGTTCGCGCCGGGATCGTTTTCATCCGCTACCAGGCAGGCTGGTGATTCGGTGAGGCGATAGGTGAGTCGAACTTCTTTTACCGCTTCGCTCAACACGTCTTGCAATTTCTCAGTCAGCGAAGACAGTTCTTCTTTTTGCTCTTCTTGTGCTTTTTTCTCTTCGTCACTCAACGATAAGTCGCCTTTGGTGACCGATTTCAGCGGCTTGTCATTATAGGTGCCTAAGCTGTTGACCAGCCATTCGTCCACTGGGTCGCAGAGTAGTAGAACTTCAATCCCTTTCTTGGCAAACACCTCTAGGTGAGGAGAACCCTTGGCCGCTTGGTGGCTTTCTGCCGTGATGTAGTAGATCGCTTCTTGACCCTCTTGCATGCGACCGATGTAGTCGTCCAGCGACACGGTTTGCGCGGCGGAATCAGACTGCGTAGTCGCGAAACGTAACAATGGCGTGATTTTGTCTTTGTTGGCCATATCTTCGACCACGCCCTCTTTGAGCACTTGTCCGAACTCTGACCAGAATTCCTGATACTGTTCGGATTCGTTTTTTGCCAAACGTGTTAGTTCATCCAGTACCCGTTTGATCGAGCTTGCCTTGATTTTTTTAATGTCACGATCACTTTGCAGAATCTCGCGTGACACATTTAGGGGTAGATCCTGAGAGTCAATTACACCCTTTACAAAGCGTAGGTAATGCGGCAATAGGTGTTCCGCGTCATCCATAATGAAGACGCGGCGAACGTACAGTTTGATGCCTTTCTTGTTGTCGCGGTTCCACAGATCAAATGGTGCTTTCTTGGGAATAAATAACAGTGACGTGTACTCCATATTGCCTTCTACCTTATGGTGCAAGGTAGAGAGGGGGGGCTCCATATCGTATGACAGGCTCTGATAAAAGTTTTGATATTCTTGGTCGCTAATCTCGGATTTTGGTCTCGCCCAGATGGCGGTCCCACTATTGACCGTTTCGAACTCGCGCTCGACGTCTTCTTGTGGCTTACCGTCCTCATCGAGTGGCGCAGGAGCCAGCATTTTGATCGGCAGTGAGATGTGCTCTGAATACGTACGGATAATGTGTTTGAGACGGAAGTCTTCTAGGTACTCGGACTCCTCTTCACGCAGATGCAGCGTGATGTCAGTGCCAACACGGTCTTTTTCGATCGTTTCGATCGTGAACTCGCCCTTGCCGTCGGACTCCCATTGCGTACCTTCGCTGGTGCCCGCTTTGCGCGTCGTCAACGTGACCTTGTCGGCGACCATAAACACCGAGTAAAAGCCGACCCCAAATTGACCAATCAAGCTTACATCGGCGTCTTCCTTGCCACTGTTTTTGACCGCTTCAACAAATTTCTTGGTGCCCGAGCGCGCGATGGTGCCGATGTTCTCGATCACTTCGTCGTAACTCATGCCGATACCATTGTCGCTGATGGTCAATGTTTTGGCGTTTGAGTCCGTAGTGATTGTCACCGCTAGTTCTTCGTCGTCATTCAACAGTGAGGCGTCTGTTAACGCCTCAAATCGACGCTTGTCGATTGCATCAGAGCTGTTGGAGATCAACTCGCGCAGAAAAATCTCTTTCTGGCTGTAGAGAGAATTGATCATCAGATCCAGTAATTGACTTATTTCGGTTTGAAATGCGTGCGTTTGTTGTTTGCTCATGATTAGTTAAAGATGTGAAGTTAAACTCAAAATTCGATGTGGGCAGTGATGGGGTTGGTATGATTAAATTCAAGTTCTCAAGAACACAAAATGCCACGAAATTGATTTCCAACCCGAGTGGAAACCGTAAATTAACAATTTTGCTAGGATTCATTTTTTTTTCGTGTTTTTCGTTGACGACCCAGGCATCTCTGAGTATAGTCGCGCCTCAACGCTTTGCAGCGTGATTTGGCTCTAGGAAAGCCCTTGAGCAGCACCCGTTCCATCCCAAGTGTTTAACACGGAACAGAGTGTAAATCACACACCGTCGGGGTGTAGCGCAGTCTGGTAGCGCATCTGGTTTGGGACCAGAGGGTCGGGGGTTCGAATCCCTCCACCCCGACCATTTTTACGTGTGGCAAAGTGGATTTACGGTGATTTCGTCGGTCTTTAGAGTTATTCGAAATAGAGTGAACGAAGTCATTCGTAGATGGGGTAGTATGGTTAGGTTGAGTGCCCGTAGCTCAACTGGATAGAGCAACGGCCTTCTAAGCCGTAGGTTACAGGTTCGAGTCCTGTCGGGCGCGCCATAAACCGATTGCTTAAATGTAGCCATACCGTGTCCCATTTTTGGTATTGCGTGCGCGGTGTATTCAGCCTTGTTTTACTCAAGCTGAATTGCTGGCATGTATCAGGTTAGTGATATGGTGACTGTAGCTCAGTTGGTAGAGCCCCGGATTGTGATTCCGGTGGTCGTGGGTTCGAGCCCCATCAGTCACCCCATCTAACGTGGCAGTCGGCGCTGAGCTGGCTGTTGCTGTAT
The sequence above is a segment of the Arenicella chitinivorans genome. Coding sequences within it:
- the sucD gene encoding succinate--CoA ligase subunit alpha, producing the protein MAILINKDTRIVTQGITGKTGEFHTQQCLDYAFGKDCFVAGVTPGKGGQEVLGVPVLNSVAEAKAQHGVNASVIYVPPRFAAAAIDEAVDAELDLVICITEGIPVADMIKTRDRMRKMNSKTILVGPNCPGVITPEEVKIGIMPGYIHKKGNIGVVSRSGTLTYEAVHQLTQLGMGQSTCVGIGGDPVNGLKHKDVMKMFNDDPDTHAVVMCGEIGGTDEEECAAWIKENMTKPVVGFIAGITAPPGKRMGHAGAIISGGQGTAQSKIDALEDAGVHVTLNPSEMGSTLKKALG
- a CDS encoding ATP-binding response regulator; amino-acid sequence: MQLEEFQLFEQTKALYKQLPAVMVGTFGVYLLTMLSLWSSQDQALLLTWHAAALIVLTLRWRSVQRYFRTRPAPQTMKPWLDRVVFWAACTGCVWGVVPLLFVRQDDPITALVLAFVFPGYLAASASSLALSNRVFLAFSLPMSSMFLLACVLQGGTLLYLVGLMIFVFMCIMVMFARNTEALFRERAAFQYENQSLVQQLTKQKETAESAVRAKNQFLAAASHDLRQPLHASGMFIDALAHLQLGDEAQRILDKLSLSNGSLNRLLHALLDISRLDAKVVEFLPKSFDLSLFLRRIFNEYAEGHTHPKIELRLSIVPNLFTFSDPMLLERVVRNLVENALKFTQSGEVCIAAAAVDDHIVLSISDTGIGIPQSQHDHVFQEFTQLNKTARDRQRGLGLGLTIVRQLCQLMNIELALESVENQGTNVSLTLQQTAEVIGAEREESGTPMLEARVILVIDDEQEIRDGMVRMLTQSGARVVASDSVCLAIDELNRADCIPDCIVADYRLSEDRNGIQAIAQVRDEFNLAIPAILVTGDTSPESLLFAQAGGLAVHHKPVSPAELRMSIWRELNQLSADEV
- a CDS encoding response regulator; this translates as MPSRTTKILIIDDHQLVADGLAMILSRVSDHVTISTSYNVRSVLADEPLVRRQDLILVDLHMPTIDGFSFLQALDHRKITVPTVVISGVEDRRDIRRALELGACGFIPKELPSAQMLYGLRRVLSGQRYVPEHLAEFFQLDCMEKHRAANHLESNAPAGQSVPHIRERQLDVLELMHEGHSNIDIANILGISESTVKSHVSTLFRAFGVTNRTACVRAGLASNLIRT
- the sucC gene encoding ADP-forming succinate--CoA ligase subunit beta: MNVHEYQGKEILRKYGVVTPRGIPAFSVDEAVAAAEKLGGNLWVVKAQIHAGGRGKGGGVKVAKSLDEVREYADAILGMQLVTHQTGPEGKEVKRLYIEEGADIADELYVGALVDRETQKVVLMCSSEGGMDIETVAEETPEKILKIYIDPTDGLDRAEAEDVCAKIGIPAEAVSQGADFLAGLYEAFVKSDASLAEINPLVVTGDKNVIALDAKFNIDSNALFRQPEIVAYRDLDEEDPDEIEASKWGLSYISLDGNIGCLVNGAGLAMATMDIIKLYGGEPANFLDVGGGANKEQVTEAFKIMLKNPNVKGILVNIFGGIMQCDVIAEGVVAAAQEVGLNVPLVVRLEGTNVEKGRQILDESDVKLQTATTMADAAEKIAAAVNA
- a CDS encoding asparaginase domain-containing protein, with protein sequence MTIQIFCVGGTIDKIYFDAKSKYEVGAPAIGWLLDELSIHFNYQVTSLMAKDSLDMTDADRAEIRKAVESTDSDRIVITHGTDTMPETARALHGIVGKTVVLTGALAPAIFRNSDAAFNVGGALAAVQSKPAGVYIVMNGEVFDGNLVRKDVAANRFVRLD
- a CDS encoding DUF2834 domain-containing protein, which gives rise to MSKTVYLSLLTAIALLFTGFFIGTVVPPLLVSGDVVAAALAGFVNPFAAGYATDVILCWVVLLLWIVYEAKVDGVRHGWICILLGAVPGVAVGMSCYLILRHQTRKALQ
- the htpG gene encoding molecular chaperone HtpG, which gives rise to MSKQQTHAFQTEISQLLDLMINSLYSQKEIFLRELISNSSDAIDKRRFEALTDASLLNDDEELAVTITTDSNAKTLTISDNGIGMSYDEVIENIGTIARSGTKKFVEAVKNSGKEDADVSLIGQFGVGFYSVFMVADKVTLTTRKAGTSEGTQWESDGKGEFTIETIEKDRVGTDITLHLREEESEYLEDFRLKHIIRTYSEHISLPIKMLAPAPLDEDGKPQEDVEREFETVNSGTAIWARPKSEISDQEYQNFYQSLSYDMEPPLSTLHHKVEGNMEYTSLLFIPKKAPFDLWNRDNKKGIKLYVRRVFIMDDAEHLLPHYLRFVKGVIDSQDLPLNVSREILQSDRDIKKIKASSIKRVLDELTRLAKNESEQYQEFWSEFGQVLKEGVVEDMANKDKITPLLRFATTQSDSAAQTVSLDDYIGRMQEGQEAIYYITAESHQAAKGSPHLEVFAKKGIEVLLLCDPVDEWLVNSLGTYNDKPLKSVTKGDLSLSDEEKKAQEEQKEELSSLTEKLQDVLSEAVKEVRLTYRLTESPACLVADENDPGANMERIMKAMGQDAPSTKPILEINPEHALIKKLDTNSDSFADWAQVLFDQAALSEGAQIKDPANYVKLVNRLLVA
- a CDS encoding GNAT family N-acetyltransferase produces the protein MKFHIDRDDLSDGQIVKLLESHLADMLLHSPPESVHALVPAALAAPEISFWGARCDGRLAGCGALKELSPSHAELKSMKTDPHFARQGVASDILQAMLAEAQCRGYQRVSLETGSMAVFEPARRLYQKYGFVECGPFGNYQLDPHSTFMTKILSST